From the genome of Candidatus Binatia bacterium, one region includes:
- a CDS encoding autotransporter assembly complex family protein, whose amino-acid sequence MPLVVAALAMLSTGCATISRTLQPLGLTKAPGYNYDVRITGADSDVTDRIEEVSALFAKKGQPPATVQGLKRRTQSDRDLYLRVLRSRGYYDGKVEWSIDQAARPPVVTMKVTPGSAYTFSRFQIEGLPPEAASLATGDSLDPVKTGAPALAESVLNAETVLVAGLAAHGFPYTAPPVHEARIDRRSRTMDVVVHIDAGPHVRFGEPRVAGTQHVSKQFVINRLRFHAGEAYSPAKIDESRKILFASGVFSAVSITPASRGEVGPDGLAPINVHVTEGKPHTVGAGLKYSSADGIGGKAFWENRNLTGIADRLRAELEVSQEIYTGGLSYRRPDFYSVNQSLLLDAKAENDKPPAYDRYALSTSAGLERQFSRHLTVTGGLSLEQSSVRSEADLIDGPPEVPSNVSGTKHYTLFGLPLGLRYDGTDNLLDPSHGHRTLLSVTPFASVLGTRVQIAVMRATESFYVPLDSRHREIWATRLTLGSVVGAERNDIPADKRMYAGGGDSVRGYQYQFVGDIFPDSSSGKLEWKPSGGRSLLQAGTELRWKATERLGIVPFVEGAGVYDAGYPDFQKTFRWAAGLGLRYFTVAGPIRLDVGFPVNARKADDIFQIYISLGQAF is encoded by the coding sequence GTGCCACTGGTGGTGGCGGCCCTGGCAATGCTTTCCACCGGTTGCGCGACGATCTCGCGCACTCTCCAGCCTCTCGGCCTCACGAAAGCTCCCGGTTACAACTACGACGTTCGCATCACCGGCGCCGATTCGGATGTGACCGACCGTATCGAGGAAGTCTCGGCGTTGTTCGCGAAAAAGGGACAGCCTCCGGCGACGGTGCAGGGCCTCAAGCGACGGACCCAGTCGGACCGTGACCTCTACCTTCGCGTGCTGCGCTCGCGAGGCTACTATGACGGCAAGGTCGAATGGTCGATCGACCAGGCCGCCAGGCCGCCGGTCGTCACGATGAAAGTGACGCCGGGCAGCGCGTATACGTTCTCCCGTTTCCAGATCGAGGGTCTTCCGCCGGAGGCGGCATCGCTGGCGACCGGCGACAGCCTGGACCCCGTCAAGACCGGCGCGCCGGCGCTTGCCGAGTCGGTGCTCAATGCCGAGACGGTGCTCGTTGCCGGCCTCGCCGCGCATGGTTTCCCGTACACGGCGCCTCCGGTGCACGAGGCCAGGATCGATCGCAGGTCGCGCACGATGGACGTCGTCGTGCACATCGACGCCGGTCCCCACGTTCGATTCGGTGAGCCGCGCGTCGCGGGAACCCAGCACGTCAGCAAGCAGTTCGTGATCAACAGGCTGCGGTTTCACGCCGGCGAAGCGTATTCGCCGGCGAAGATCGACGAGTCGCGCAAGATCCTGTTCGCCAGCGGCGTATTCTCGGCCGTCAGCATCACCCCGGCAAGCCGCGGTGAAGTCGGCCCCGACGGCCTCGCCCCGATCAACGTGCACGTGACCGAAGGCAAACCGCACACCGTGGGTGCGGGGCTCAAGTACTCGTCGGCCGACGGGATCGGCGGCAAGGCGTTCTGGGAGAACCGCAACCTCACAGGAATTGCCGACCGGCTGCGCGCCGAGCTGGAAGTCAGTCAGGAAATCTACACCGGCGGCCTCTCGTATCGGCGGCCGGATTTCTACAGCGTCAACCAGAGCCTGCTGCTCGATGCGAAAGCCGAAAACGACAAGCCGCCGGCGTACGATCGCTACGCACTTTCGACGTCGGCCGGGCTCGAGCGCCAGTTCTCGCGGCACCTGACCGTGACGGGCGGCCTTTCGCTGGAGCAGTCGTCGGTGCGCAGCGAAGCCGACCTGATCGACGGTCCCCCGGAAGTTCCCTCCAACGTCAGCGGCACCAAGCACTACACGCTGTTCGGGCTCCCGCTCGGGCTTCGCTACGACGGGACCGACAATCTTCTGGATCCCTCCCACGGCCACCGCACGCTGCTCAGCGTGACTCCGTTTGCGAGCGTGCTCGGCACGCGCGTGCAGATCGCGGTGATGAGGGCGACCGAAAGTTTTTACGTACCGCTCGACTCGCGCCACCGCGAGATCTGGGCCACGCGCCTGACGCTCGGCTCCGTGGTCGGCGCCGAGCGCAACGACATTCCTGCCGACAAGCGCATGTACGCCGGCGGCGGCGACTCGGTGCGCGGCTACCAGTACCAGTTTGTCGGCGACATCTTTCCGGACTCCTCCAGCGGGAAGCTCGAGTGGAAGCCGTCGGGAGGCCGCTCGCTGCTGCAGGCCGGCACCGAGCTTCGCTGGAAGGCGACCGAGCGCCTGGGCATCGTGCCGTTCGTCGAGGGGGCAGGCGTTTACGACGCCGGTTATCCCGATTTCCAGAAGACGTTCCGCTGGGCGGCCGGGCTCGGACTTCGCTACTTTACGGTGGCGGGACCGATCCGGCTGGACGTGGGTTTTCCGGTCAATGCTCGCAAGGCCGACGACATCTTCCAGATCTACATCAGCCTGGGGCAGGCGTTCTGA